CGGGCCGAGGCTGCCGTCGACGACGGACGCCCTGCTCAAACAGTGCCCCACTTACAGCCGAACGTGCCAACGTTTTCGCCAGCTCCACGCCATCGTGGCCGTCTTCAACATCGTCACGCTCGCCTGTAACGCCTTCCACTTGTACTATCTCGCCTCTAAAATCTCTTTCCATCACTAACAACTCGATTTTAACCAAATTTAaaccaaaagagaaacaaaacataacAAAATAAGCTTTAGCTAAAATTGACAACACACACGTTTTCTTCTCGACTTTTTTTCGTCACGAAAAAGCTTGCAGCCAAGTCTAAGGTGTCATATATGGACATTATTTATGCAACAATTTCTCACCCCAAAGATGTTTTGTAGTTTTCTGTATTCGTACGTGTGACATTAAACACAAGCGGcagagaaaatgagaaaaaaaggaaaatttatttaaagtttataataacaatttttatcaTTGAGGACAAgtgaattataataataaatttaaaaaaggcttAGTTTTCTGCTTCATTTTCGACGTCGTCTTCGTGAGCAGGTGGGTTGAGGAGAACCTCGGGAGCCGCCACTCGGGCGTACTCGTCATTGTCGATCGATTTGCAAAAGTGGATGGCGTAGCTGAGCTTCTCGCGCAGAACGGCTTTGCAAGAGTAACGCGGCATCTTGAGCAGAAAGAAGCACGTGTAGCTCTCTGGCAGGAAGTAATCGGCCGGATTATACTTGTCCAGAACCTGTAGATTAAAAAACAGAattaagttaaagatgaattttgAACATCATCTATTTAAAGAAGTTCCAATTATATTATGACAGCAGTTTTTGATTAATTCACAATTAATCACCCCACAAGTTTTTACCTGGAGTACGAAATCCCGGCCTCGAAAGTCCGCCAACGTCCTCGGTAAACTTCTAGAGTAAGTTTTGATCAAATCAGTTATATTTTGAATTACGTGATTAAAAGGAACCAAAACACGTACGTTCTGCCCCAGAAGAAACGGAGGAAAAGGGATCGCTTCACGTGGCTATACTCTTCCATGACTTCCCAGAACCAGCGGACGAGGGCGCAGTGAGGCTCGATTCCCTTGTAGGTGGTCACCGATTTGAGCAGGGCCAGCGGAATTTCCGGTGATCCGCACACCATGGCTTCCAGCTTGGCTCCAGTGAACAGGGAGAGCAGAGGCAAGGGCACGACCAGACTGAGCCCCTGGCGGACGGCCCGCACGTGCGGGTCGAATTCGTGGAGCCGAAAATGCAAGGCCAGCTTGGAGGTAGAGATCGCGATTGTCGCGGGTGATGCGCCGGTGCGTGTGAGGTGAAAGGGCCACTTCGTGCCCCGTAGCTGAACTCGTCGAGAAGGGCAAATCCGGTTGACTCAGTGTCATATCGCCGTCGGCGTCTTTGCAGTCGCGAATGTGGCAGAGTGCCGGCCAATAGTGTCGATCGATTTCATTCAGATCAATCAAGCTCAGAGGTAAACCAACCTTTTAATAAAAACATCATTGGGGATTTTTAGatgg
The sequence above is drawn from the Daphnia pulicaria isolate SC F1-1A chromosome 1, SC_F0-13Bv2, whole genome shotgun sequence genome and encodes:
- the LOC124320818 gene encoding LOW QUALITY PROTEIN: E3 ubiquitin-protein ligase HERC2-like (The sequence of the model RefSeq protein was modified relative to this genomic sequence to represent the inferred CDS: inserted 2 bases in 1 codon; deleted 1 base in 1 codon), whose translation is MIRDRQHGXLNRIALRRSRATGTSGNAGPNSTVFAQMANKLSLLTYDVLMLPHRTWKVKFVGESVDDCGGGYSESIAEMGEELQNGSLPLLILTPSGREEAGTNRDCFILNPSASTAQNLKMFQFLGVLMGIAIHTGSPLSLNLAEPTWKALVGLPLSLIDLNEIDRHYWPALCHIRDCKDADGDMTLSQPDLPFSTSSATGHEVALSPHTHRRITRDNRDLYLQLALHFRLHEFDPHVRAVRQGLSLVVPLPLLSLFTGAKLEAMVCGSPEIPLALLKSVTTYKGIEPHCALVRWFWEVMEEYSHVKRSLFLRFFWGRTSLPRTLADFRGRDFVLQVLDKYNPADYFLPESYTCFFLLKMPRYSCKAVLREKLSYAIHFCKSIDNDEYARVAAPEVLLNPPAHEDDVENEAEN